Genomic window (Megamonas funiformis):
CGAATTAGAAGTTTTATTTGAACAAGAACAAGATGGATATATGGAAGGTTTAACTTCAAATTATATAAGAGTATATATTAAAAATGATGGAGAAATAACTTCTGGTGATATTCGCCTTGTAAAATTAGTTAAATTATTTAAAGATGGTATTTTAGGTGAATTAATTTAAAATTTGTCTAAATAAAAAAAGGATTTTACTAATTTTATAACGAATATATATAAAGTTATAGAGTTAGTATTAAAGTTTAAGTAAATTTATTTAAACTAGGTATATATTAAATATTTATTTGATATATCAATTCTATACTAATTAAACTATAAAAGGAGGTGCCTTATATGTCAGATTGTATTTTTTGTAAAATAGCAAATAAAGAAATTCCAACTCAAGCTGTATATGAAGATGACATGGTCATTGCTTTTAATGATTTAGAGCCACAAGCTCCTGTTCATGTATTAGTTATTCCTAAAAAACATATTGCTAGTCTTCTTGCAACAACTGCTGAAGATAAAGAACTTTTAGCACATATCACTTGTGAAGTAATTCCTATGCTTGCTAAAAAATTGAATATTGCAGAAACTGGCTTCCGTACTGTAGCAAATACAGGGGAAGAGGGTGGCCAAACAGTTCAGCACCTTCATTTCCACCTACTTGGCGGTCGCTCTATGCAATGGCCACCAGGCTGATAAAAAAATCATATCAAATTTGTATATAATTGCAGGTTATGGTTGACAATGCACTTATAAGCAAGGTATAATATTTGGGTATGATTATTAAGTACAACACTCCCGTGTTAGGTGGAGGGGAGGGAAATATAAATGTCATCTGAAATCAAAGTTGGTAAAAACGAAACAATTGATAGCGCTCTCCGTAGATTTAAACGTACTTGCCAGAAAGCTGGTACTTTAGCTGAAGTTAGAAAACGTGAGCATTATGAAAAACCAAGCGTAAAACGCAAAAAGAAATCAGAAGCTGCTAGAAAACGCAGATACAGAGCTTAATTAGCTCACAAACGGAGGTAATTCATATGTCACTTAAAGCCCAGTTAATGGACGACATGAAAGCTGCTATGAAAGCCAAAGAAGATGGAAAACAGAAACTTGCTGTTATCCGCATGGTTCGTTCAGCTATTCGTCAGAGTGAAATTGATGGTCAAAAAGAACTTGATGATAACGATATAATTGCACTTATTAGCAAAGAAGTAAAAATGCGTAAAGATTCTATAGATGAATTTAAAAAAGGCGGTCGTGAAGATTTAGTCGCACAGACTGAAGCTGAAATTGCCGTTTTAATGCCATATTTACCAGAACAGTTATCAGAAGAAGAAGTTAGAGCGTTGGTTAAAGAAGCAATTGCTGCTACTAATGCAACAACTCCTAAAGATATGGGTAAAGTCATGGGACAGCTCATGCCTAAAGTTAAAGGACGCGCTGACGGAAAAATGGTTAATACCATCGTCAAAGAATTACTAGGTTAATTATGAAAACAGATAAGATTACTAGATAGTGGTCTTATCTGTTTTTTTATATAAATTTATTAGGTGTAGGTGAAGGGATATGCAAGAAAAACAAAATGATTTTACTAAAAATAGTATGGCATATAATATTATGAGTTTAGCTATTCCTATGACCATAGCACAGTTGATAAATGTTTTATATAGTCTTGTAGATAGAATGTACATAGGGCATTTGGCACAAAATTCTACTTTAGCTTTGACAGGATTAGGAATTACTTTTCCTATTATTATGTTAGTTACAGCAGTTACTAATTTATTTGGTATGGGTGGAGCACCACTTTGTTCTATCGCTAGAGGTAGAGGCGATGATGAACGGGCAGAAAAAATAATAGGTAATTCTTTTGCCATGTTGATTATCTGTAGTTGTATTTTGATAATTATTGGTTTAGTGATGAAAAAGTCCTTATTATATTTATTTGGGGCAAGTGATGAAACATATCCTTATGCTAATGAATATTTCTCTATTTATATTTGGGGAAGTATTTTTGTAATGGTAGGATTAGGCATGAATACTTTTATTAATGCTCAAGGTTTTGCCAAAAAAGGAATGCTCACTATATTAATTGGTGCGATAATCAATATTATTTTAGACCCTATTTTTATCTTTGGTTTAGATTTAGGTATAAAAGGCGCTGCTATCGCTACTGTTATTGCACAATTTATTTCAGCATCATGGGTATTGCATTTTTTATTTAGTGATAAGGCAATTTATCGCATTAAAAAATCTTGCATGAAATTAGATTTTAAATTGATAAAAGAAATTGTTTCTTTAGGATTTTCAGGCTTTGTTTTTGCCACTACAGGAAGTTTAGTGCAGATTGTCTGCAATAATGTATTGTTATTTTGGGGCGGAAATATTTATGTAGGCATAATGACCGTACTAAATTCTATACGTGATGTTTTGCAAATGACAATAGAAGGCATTCGCTCAGGTGCTCAACCTGTTATCAGCTACAATTATGGTGCAGGGCAATATTTACGTGTAAGGCAGGGCATAAAATTTTTGACAAAGATAGCGCTATTATATACAAGTATCGCTTGGTGCATATTAGATTTTTTCCCAGAATTTTTTATTCATCTATTTAATAGTGAAGAAGAAATGTTATTGCTTGGCGTACCAGCATTACATATATATTTTTTAGGATTTTTTATGATGGCTTTTCAATCTGCTGGACAGACAACGTTTATATCGTTAGGCATGGGAAAATATGCAACGTTTTTTTCGCTGTTTCGTAAAGTCATTTTAGTTATCCCATTGACGATTTTTTTACCAAATTTATGGGACTTAGGTGTATATGGAGTCTTTTATGCTGAAATGATTTCAAATTTTGTGGGCGGTATAGCATGTTTTTCTACTATGATGATGGTTGTATGGAGACGATTAGGAAAATTAAATAAATAAGTAAGAATAAGTAATTTAAACTATTGTTTAGATTACTTATTTTTTTATAAAAAGGTTTATTATGAGATATTGTCGAATATATTATTTATATTGCTGAATAGAAAAATAAAAGGAAGTGATAATATGGACTTTATTATAGATTCAAGTATATTGCAATCATTGCTTTTGAGTGTGATATTTCTAGCAATTTTAGTAGAGATAAAAACAGGAGGTACAGGTATAGGAGCATTACTAGGCATTATAGCAGCTGGCGTATTTTTTGGCAGTAGTTATGTGAAAGGTTTAGTCAGTTTATATCAGATTGCAATATTTATTGTGGGGATTATTTTTATCATAATTGAAATATTAACCCCAACAATAGGATTACTTGCAGGACTTGGAGTAGTAGCTATATTATATAGTTTGATTTTAGCTATGGGTGGCGATATTGATGCTATGTTGATGATGGCAATTTCTTTTGTTATTGCGATAATAATTTTTGCATTGATAATAAAAAAATTACCTACAAGTAAGCTCTGGCGTAAAATAATTTTGACAAAGACATCTTCTAGTGAAGAAGGTTATGTAAGTAGCGTAGATTATTCAAGATATTTGCATAAAGAAGGGATTGTTTTGACAGAACTAAGACCTTCTGGAAGTGTGAAAATCGATGATGATGTATTAGATGTTGTATCTGAAGGTAGTTATATCAGTAAAGGCGAAAAGATTCGTGTAGTAAAAATTGAAGGTATGCGTATTATTGTACGTAAAATCTAAAATAAATTTAAGGAGGATTAATCATGGAAGCGATTATCGGTTCTGGTTTTATCGTAGTAATTGTCATTGTGGCGATTATGTTATTTTTGCATTTTGTACCTATAGGATTGTGGATTTCAG
Coding sequences:
- the rpsU gene encoding 30S ribosomal protein S21, with the translated sequence MSSEIKVGKNETIDSALRRFKRTCQKAGTLAEVRKREHYEKPSVKRKKKSEAARKRRYRA
- a CDS encoding NfeD family protein translates to MDFIIDSSILQSLLLSVIFLAILVEIKTGGTGIGALLGIIAAGVFFGSSYVKGLVSLYQIAIFIVGIIFIIIEILTPTIGLLAGLGVVAILYSLILAMGGDIDAMLMMAISFVIAIIIFALIIKKLPTSKLWRKIILTKTSSSEEGYVSSVDYSRYLHKEGIVLTELRPSGSVKIDDDVLDVVSEGSYISKGEKIRVVKIEGMRIIVRKI
- a CDS encoding histidine triad nucleotide-binding protein — its product is MSDCIFCKIANKEIPTQAVYEDDMVIAFNDLEPQAPVHVLVIPKKHIASLLATTAEDKELLAHITCEVIPMLAKKLNIAETGFRTVANTGEEGGQTVQHLHFHLLGGRSMQWPPG
- a CDS encoding MATE family efflux transporter; this encodes MQEKQNDFTKNSMAYNIMSLAIPMTIAQLINVLYSLVDRMYIGHLAQNSTLALTGLGITFPIIMLVTAVTNLFGMGGAPLCSIARGRGDDERAEKIIGNSFAMLIICSCILIIIGLVMKKSLLYLFGASDETYPYANEYFSIYIWGSIFVMVGLGMNTFINAQGFAKKGMLTILIGAIINIILDPIFIFGLDLGIKGAAIATVIAQFISASWVLHFLFSDKAIYRIKKSCMKLDFKLIKEIVSLGFSGFVFATTGSLVQIVCNNVLLFWGGNIYVGIMTVLNSIRDVLQMTIEGIRSGAQPVISYNYGAGQYLRVRQGIKFLTKIALLYTSIAWCILDFFPEFFIHLFNSEEEMLLLGVPALHIYFLGFFMMAFQSAGQTTFISLGMGKYATFFSLFRKVILVIPLTIFLPNLWDLGVYGVFYAEMISNFVGGIACFSTMMMVVWRRLGKLNK
- a CDS encoding GatB/YqeY domain-containing protein; the protein is MSLKAQLMDDMKAAMKAKEDGKQKLAVIRMVRSAIRQSEIDGQKELDDNDIIALISKEVKMRKDSIDEFKKGGREDLVAQTEAEIAVLMPYLPEQLSEEEVRALVKEAIAATNATTPKDMGKVMGQLMPKVKGRADGKMVNTIVKELLG